The window CCCTATCGATGACAATGAGTCTTCGATCCGTCACTATTGACGGCCCATGGATATGGAGCATACTTTTGCGCACAGCTCTAGCAAGGCCGACCTGGGTTTGGAAAGGGTGACATTATTCATTGATATATACTATTATTAAACCATTTTTATGTTTTGACCCATTCATCACGAAGCCCGGTAGTATTCTGGCAAGAACTCTCAGCTCTAGAGGATCAATAAACTTACCGATATGGACCTTACTCAAGATCAATGACTAGCCTAATTACTAACTGATATATTGGTAAATTTCGGCCTATATAACGACATATAATACTGCAAAAACCCCAAATTGAGATAATGGCCATGAAAGCTCTTAACCCCATCACCAAGGCCCAATTGATTTTTCTACACCCGGCATACATCATCTCTATGGGGCGTATAGAAGGAATTCTTGAGGTAACCCTAACACACACTCTTACACAAACACTTGTACTACTCTTCTTCTTGCAGGTACAGGGCGGCGGTCGAAGACGGGAGGAGTTGGGGGATTCATCCTTATTTGGCCACACTTTACTTCTTGGAAGGATTGGAAACGAACAAATCTTACATATAATATGACTAGTGGTCTCAGGAGTTGAGCTGATCGACTAGACTATTTATTTGGCTGGTAATATCTCCCTCAAACTTAGCATCGAAGGGCAGAGATTGAGACCCCTTCAGGCCACTGGAGTCGTTCAGGACAGTTGGCAACGGCACTAGAACCACTACCAACCGGAGTCTACCCGGCCGGGCTCGAGTAGTTACTTTCCATAGTGTAAGCTACAAGTAAGATAACTTTGTATGAGAGAAGAAATAGAGGTGGCTTTGCAGCTATTCATAAAGTTAAGTGATCATTATAAGGTATCATGCATTCTTCTTTGCCTATATGACCTCAAATTaaccttctcttttttttcgattttcccaacaaaatatcaaaaaatccAATAAATTTCGACTGACCTAATTTCAAGTTGGGACGGTCGGCCTATTATAGGTAAAACTTCCCCGATTgcgaatttttttcattaacaaAACTTGAACCCGAAaatttatttgagaaaaagAGGTGTTGAGCTACCTGGACCATCCTTCACGATAAATCAAATTAACATCTTAACATATGAATTGTTGTAGGGTCAGcttcttttttcggttacaaaggaagtctatgagcctaacacaatgaaatagaaaatttaataactaataaagggacatATATAGTCCCACGAATATCAAAACTGAAATCACTTGATTACCAGACGAAGATGTGCATCACTGTACTACACCCTCTTTGATTGTGGGATCAACTTTTTATCATACGAATCCCACATCAAATAAGTTGATTCACCTTCTTTATCACAACATTATAACCAGTCACCGGACAAATACAACCCCACAGCACATCCCTGAATAAACAGAAACCACAAAACAAACGCATAGGTCAGATAGAAATCTTGTGGCTCTTATGTGCCACATTATCTACACATTTTTGGAAATCAAAGAGAGAGATCTCAGCCGAAGCACTGGTCGGCGGGAAGAGGCCCAGGGATGTAGCCCTTCTCGAAGAATTGCAACCCGAACACAACCAGGATGGCCAGCAAGCACAAGTACGACAGCCCTTCCACGGCCCCGAGCAGCCCGAAGGGCCCATTCGGGAGGCCAGACCCTGTCCTCGACTTTGTGTAGATGGACCAGCCCACGATCCCCACCACTACGAGGTAGCTCACTCCCTCAAGGGCCCCAAGGGACCCACCCGGGCCCGGTGGCAGCCCGCAGCCCGTCACCTTGAGGGTGTAGAGGGACCACGCGATCACAGGGGTGGAGATTAGGCCGCCTCCTATAGCCACCTTCTCGAGAATGCCAATCTCGGGTTCGCTAGTCTCCTTTGCCATGGCGCGTACCCTGACTGATGGGACCACGATGCGGGTTCCCCTGCTTGTGACATTGGAACCAGGCCGTTTTAAGAGTGCTAGTCGAGTAGACGCCGGAGATAGGAGGAGCATTCTTGAGCGTCTCGGAAGTAAGGTGGGGGAACTGAAAATGGCCGACTACGTGCGGCAAAAGTAAAGGGAGAGGAGAAGATGGAAGAAAATGTTCAATTTCTTCAACTGGTTTGGGGCCTTGAGATATATTGGACTAGTTCGGAGTTTTCTCAGACAACTTAcccgagttttttttttaaatggtcATAAAGGAGGCTCGTAAACTTAATAGAAATTGCAGTAACAGGCTCTAGTATTGGTCACGGAGGCCCATTCATTGAGAAATTAAtcttaaagaaaaatattattcgaTTTCCTTAGTTATGTAATATGCTCCTTGTATGATTGTATCTTAAAAGTGTGTAGTGTACCCTCGACTACAAACTACAAATATTCTGATTATAA of the Punica granatum isolate Tunisia-2019 chromosome 6, ASM765513v2, whole genome shotgun sequence genome contains:
- the LOC116210053 gene encoding uncharacterized protein LOC116210053, coding for MLLLSPASTRLALLKRPGSNVTSRGTRIVVPSVRVRAMAKETSEPEIGILEKVAIGGGLISTPVIAWSLYTLKVTGCGLPPGPGGSLGALEGVSYLVVVGIVGWSIYTKSRTGSGLPNGPFGLLGAVEGLSYLCLLAILVVFGLQFFEKGYIPGPLPADQCFG